The following coding sequences lie in one Leucobacter allii genomic window:
- a CDS encoding SDR family NAD(P)-dependent oxidoreductase: MSKKTIVVVGGTSGIGLEIARDSIERGDRVVITGRDAERARARAAELGPEADGIALDISEPEQIAAQLASIERVDGLVLAAIERDANTIRDYDIARARRLVTLKLVGYAETVHALLPKMASSVETGVVLFGGRAKDLPYPGSTTVSSINGGVVGLTNTLALELAPIRVNALHPGIIGDSPFWAGKPEAVLDQYKNRTPGGELATMEDVVGATQFLLRNTGVSAVNLYVDRGWNVT; this comes from the coding sequence GTGAGCAAGAAGACTATCGTCGTCGTCGGGGGGACCTCTGGGATCGGCCTGGAGATCGCCCGGGACAGCATCGAGCGGGGCGACCGCGTCGTGATCACCGGGCGTGATGCCGAGCGCGCCCGGGCCAGAGCAGCCGAACTCGGACCGGAGGCGGATGGGATCGCCCTGGATATCTCGGAGCCGGAGCAAATCGCCGCGCAGCTCGCGTCGATCGAACGCGTCGACGGCCTGGTGCTCGCGGCGATCGAGCGTGACGCGAATACGATCCGCGACTACGACATCGCGCGCGCTCGACGGCTGGTCACGCTCAAGCTCGTCGGCTATGCGGAGACGGTGCACGCGCTGCTGCCGAAGATGGCGAGTTCCGTGGAGACGGGCGTTGTGCTCTTCGGCGGCCGGGCGAAGGATCTGCCCTACCCCGGATCGACGACGGTCTCGTCGATCAATGGCGGTGTCGTCGGGTTGACGAACACCCTTGCCCTCGAACTCGCTCCGATCCGGGTGAACGCCCTGCATCCAGGGATCATCGGCGACAGTCCGTTCTGGGCGGGCAAGCCGGAGGCTGTGCTGGATCAGTACAAGAACCGGACGCCGGGCGGCGAACTGGCGACGATGGAGGATGTCGTGGGCGCCACGCAGTTCCTGTTGCGGAATACGGGTGTATCCGCCGTCAACCTCTACGTGGATCGCGGCTGGAATGTCACCTGA
- a CDS encoding amidohydrolase family protein, whose protein sequence is MTDHALPQDGQPIVFRNGIVLTMDESHTVLRDADVLVIDGKIAAVGPDLDAPSNAFEIDAAGGIVMPGMIDTHRHMWQTAMRGYGADWTLSQYFVWYYLEHGMKFRPEDIAAGNLISALDAIEGGVTTSVDWSHGLSTPAHGEAAVEVLATSPGRFVFAYGNIHAAPWEWTQDPAVRRVIAEARDDSRIFATQLAFDVPGDDGFPEAAAFATARELEIPVTTHAGVWGATGDKGIDMMYQHGVMQPGYTYVHAATLSDESYQKIAATGGTVSLSTESEQTCGQGYPPASALRKHGIPASLSIDTSVWFSSDMFSAMRSTIGADRSLEHYIAHQTNDTVTHATLRVEDVVDWTTRGGARAIGKLDEVGSLEVGKLADVVLIKNEDSPTMTPILNPYGHVVYQAGRGDVHTVLVGGAPVKFDSKLVDRTRVPAARTQLENTIEFLRGSLGEETWRAGMYPEIPETEILSNPYQYRKH, encoded by the coding sequence ATGACCGACCACGCCCTGCCTCAGGACGGGCAGCCCATCGTGTTCCGCAACGGGATCGTGCTGACCATGGACGAGTCCCACACGGTGCTGCGGGACGCCGACGTGCTCGTCATCGACGGCAAGATCGCCGCCGTGGGCCCGGACCTCGACGCCCCGAGCAACGCGTTCGAGATCGACGCGGCTGGCGGCATCGTGATGCCGGGCATGATCGACACGCACCGCCACATGTGGCAGACCGCGATGCGCGGCTACGGCGCCGACTGGACGCTGTCGCAGTACTTCGTCTGGTACTACCTCGAGCACGGCATGAAGTTCCGCCCCGAGGACATCGCCGCCGGCAACCTCATCTCTGCGCTCGACGCGATCGAGGGCGGCGTCACCACGAGCGTCGACTGGTCGCACGGGCTGAGCACGCCGGCACACGGCGAGGCCGCCGTAGAGGTCCTCGCGACCTCGCCGGGGCGCTTCGTCTTCGCCTACGGCAATATCCACGCCGCGCCCTGGGAGTGGACTCAGGACCCCGCGGTACGCCGAGTGATCGCGGAGGCCCGCGACGATTCGCGGATCTTCGCGACGCAGCTCGCCTTCGATGTGCCCGGCGACGACGGCTTCCCCGAGGCCGCCGCATTCGCGACCGCCCGCGAGCTCGAGATCCCCGTCACGACGCACGCCGGCGTCTGGGGAGCCACCGGCGACAAAGGCATCGACATGATGTACCAGCACGGCGTGATGCAGCCTGGCTACACCTACGTGCACGCTGCCACGCTCAGCGACGAGTCCTACCAGAAGATCGCTGCGACGGGCGGCACCGTCTCCCTCTCCACGGAGAGCGAGCAGACGTGCGGCCAGGGATACCCGCCGGCCAGCGCGCTGCGCAAGCACGGAATCCCGGCATCGCTGTCGATCGACACGAGCGTCTGGTTCAGCTCCGACATGTTCTCCGCCATGCGCTCCACAATCGGCGCCGATCGCTCCCTCGAGCATTACATCGCGCACCAGACGAACGACACCGTCACGCATGCCACGCTACGCGTCGAGGACGTCGTCGATTGGACGACGCGCGGCGGCGCCCGCGCGATCGGCAAGCTCGACGAGGTCGGCAGTCTCGAGGTCGGCAAGCTCGCCGATGTTGTCCTCATCAAGAACGAGGACTCGCCGACGATGACGCCGATCCTGAATCCCTACGGCCATGTCGTCTATCAGGCGGGACGGGGCGATGTGCACACCGTGCTCGTCGGCGGAGCACCGGTTAAGTTCGACAGCAAACTCGTCGACCGCACGCGCGTTCCCGCGGCGCGGACGCAGCTGGAGAACACTATCGAATTCCTCCGGGGTTCGCTCGGCGAGGAGACCTGGCGGGCCGGGATGTATCCCGAGATTCCCGAGACCGAAATTCTCAGCAACCCCTACCAATACCGCAAGCACTGA
- the lhgO gene encoding L-2-hydroxyglutarate oxidase: MPSPARFAVVGGGIIGVATARELTRRFPGAEVTVFEKEPELARHQTGHNSGVVHAGLYYQPGSLKARLCRRGAALLAEFAAEHAVPFERCGKVVVALDPEELPRLRDIHARARANGVPGVSLVGPAGLGALEPQAVGLEALHSPATAIIDYPRLTERLAADLRGRGGAVRLGAEVVSIAQRAEGVRISTPRSSEVFDAAIVCAGLQSDRLGRLAGGARSPAIIPFFGQYLRLGDEFRTVTRGLVYPVPDPRYPFLGVHLTKRVGGEMTIGPNAFLSPARERYTGVGADARDVREVLREPGFWRFAGRNLPAAVSEGLGVLSSRRLVRRAARYVPAIADAPVTSLPRGVRAQAVARDGTLVDDFVIEHRGAVALLRNAPSPGATASLAIAEHLVQDIIDARGLPAAP, translated from the coding sequence ATGCCGTCGCCCGCGCGCTTCGCCGTGGTCGGCGGCGGCATCATCGGCGTGGCGACCGCCCGAGAACTCACCCGTCGATTCCCCGGGGCCGAGGTCACGGTCTTCGAGAAGGAGCCGGAGCTCGCGCGGCACCAGACCGGCCACAACTCCGGCGTGGTGCACGCGGGCCTCTACTACCAGCCGGGCAGCCTGAAGGCGCGGCTGTGCCGCCGCGGCGCGGCGCTGCTCGCCGAGTTCGCCGCCGAGCACGCGGTGCCGTTCGAACGCTGCGGCAAGGTCGTCGTCGCGCTCGATCCCGAGGAGCTCCCGCGGCTGCGCGACATCCACGCGCGGGCCCGGGCGAACGGCGTCCCCGGAGTGTCGCTCGTCGGGCCCGCGGGACTCGGCGCGCTCGAACCGCAGGCCGTGGGCCTCGAGGCGCTGCACTCGCCCGCGACCGCCATCATCGACTACCCGCGGCTCACCGAGCGCCTCGCGGCGGATCTGCGCGGCCGGGGCGGCGCCGTCCGCCTGGGCGCCGAGGTCGTCTCGATCGCTCAGCGCGCGGAGGGCGTGCGGATCTCGACGCCGAGGAGCAGCGAGGTCTTCGACGCGGCGATCGTCTGCGCCGGGCTCCAGTCGGATCGCCTCGGGCGACTCGCCGGCGGCGCCCGGTCCCCCGCGATCATCCCCTTCTTCGGGCAGTACCTGCGGCTCGGAGACGAGTTCCGCACGGTCACCCGCGGGCTCGTGTACCCGGTGCCCGACCCGCGGTACCCGTTCCTCGGCGTCCACCTCACCAAGCGGGTCGGCGGCGAGATGACGATCGGCCCGAACGCCTTCCTCTCGCCCGCCCGCGAGCGCTACACGGGCGTCGGGGCGGACGCCCGCGACGTCCGGGAGGTGCTCCGCGAACCGGGATTCTGGCGCTTCGCCGGCCGCAACCTCCCCGCGGCGGTCTCCGAGGGCCTGGGCGTGCTCTCGAGCCGGCGCCTCGTGCGGCGGGCCGCGCGCTACGTCCCCGCGATCGCCGACGCGCCGGTGACGAGCCTCCCCCGCGGCGTGCGCGCCCAGGCCGTCGCCCGCGACGGGACCCTGGTCGACGACTTCGTGATCGAGCACCGCGGAGCGGTCGCGCTGCTGCGCAACGCCCCCTCGCCCGGGGCGACCGCCTCGCTGGCCATCGCCGAGCACCTCGTGCAGGACATCATCGACGCGCGGGGACTGCCGGCGGCCCCGTAG
- the dcd gene encoding dCTP deaminase, producing the protein MLLSDRDIKAEFESGRIGLAPSEPSMVQPSSVDVRLDRYFRLFDNHKYAVIDPAEEQPELTRLIEVDPAEGFILHPGEFVLGSTFEQVSLPDDIAARLEGKSSLGRLGLLTHSTAGFIDPGFEGHVTLELSNVATLPIRLWPGMKIGQLCFFRLSSAAERPYGSGATYSRYLGQRGPTASRSHLNFHRADVTATDAGAPGR; encoded by the coding sequence GTGCTGCTCTCAGATCGCGACATCAAGGCCGAGTTCGAGTCCGGGCGCATCGGGCTCGCCCCGAGCGAACCGTCGATGGTGCAGCCCTCGAGCGTCGACGTACGGCTCGACCGCTACTTCCGGCTGTTCGACAACCACAAGTACGCCGTGATCGACCCCGCCGAGGAGCAGCCGGAGCTCACCCGCCTCATCGAGGTCGATCCGGCCGAGGGCTTCATCCTCCATCCCGGGGAGTTCGTGCTCGGTTCGACCTTCGAGCAGGTCTCGCTGCCCGACGACATCGCGGCGCGGCTCGAGGGGAAGAGCTCGCTCGGCCGTCTCGGGCTCCTCACGCACTCGACGGCCGGCTTCATCGATCCGGGATTCGAGGGCCACGTCACCCTCGAGCTCTCGAACGTGGCGACGCTGCCGATCCGCCTGTGGCCCGGGATGAAGATCGGCCAGCTCTGCTTCTTCCGGCTCTCCTCAGCCGCCGAGCGGCCCTACGGCTCGGGCGCGACGTACTCGCGCTATCTCGGGCAGCGGGGGCCGACGGCATCCCGTTCGCACCTCAACTTCCATCGCGCCGACGTCACGGCGACCGACGCGGGCGCGCCCGGACGCTGA
- a CDS encoding NAD(P)-dependent malic enzyme yields the protein MQSDPSSAVPPIPEAEIFAEHEGGKLSVALARPLETTRDLSIAYTPGVAQVSRAIAADPAVAASHTWASRLVAVVSDGTAVLGLGDIGAAASLPVMEGKSALFQRFGGLNSIPIVLDTTDVDEIVETLVRIAPSFGAVNLEDVAAPRCFELEARLIEALDMPVMHDDQHGTAVVALAALLGASRVVGKELAGLRVVISGAGAAGIAVAKMLLDAGIEDIVLLDSRGVLLPGRAGVDGVKAELAARSNPRGVSGGTAEALAGADVFIGVSSSTVPEAHLAGMAEDAIVFALSNPDPEVRPEVAARHAAVVATGRSDFPNQINNVLAFPGIFRGALDAGAKRITSAMKLAAAQAIAALVGDELAADRIVPSPLDPRVADAVAAAVARAATEPAATGPAAEPEPEPEPDSAPAALAGA from the coding sequence ATGCAGTCTGACCCGTCATCCGCCGTGCCCCCGATCCCGGAGGCCGAGATCTTCGCCGAGCACGAGGGCGGCAAGCTCTCCGTCGCGCTCGCACGCCCCCTGGAGACCACCAGGGACCTCTCCATCGCGTACACCCCCGGCGTCGCCCAGGTGAGCCGCGCGATCGCCGCCGACCCCGCGGTCGCCGCCAGCCACACCTGGGCCTCCCGCCTCGTCGCCGTGGTCTCCGACGGCACCGCGGTGCTCGGGCTCGGCGACATCGGCGCCGCCGCCTCGCTGCCCGTCATGGAGGGCAAGAGCGCGCTCTTCCAGCGCTTCGGCGGCCTGAACTCGATCCCGATCGTGCTCGACACGACCGATGTCGACGAGATCGTCGAGACCCTCGTCCGCATCGCCCCGAGCTTCGGCGCCGTGAACCTCGAGGACGTCGCGGCCCCCCGCTGCTTCGAACTCGAGGCGCGACTCATCGAGGCGCTCGACATGCCGGTGATGCACGACGACCAGCACGGCACCGCCGTCGTGGCGCTCGCCGCGCTGCTCGGCGCGTCGCGCGTGGTCGGCAAGGAGCTGGCCGGCCTCCGCGTCGTCATCTCGGGCGCGGGCGCCGCCGGCATCGCCGTCGCGAAGATGCTCCTCGACGCCGGCATCGAGGACATCGTCCTGCTCGATTCGCGCGGCGTGCTCCTCCCCGGCCGCGCGGGCGTCGACGGCGTCAAGGCGGAGCTCGCGGCGCGCAGCAATCCGCGCGGCGTCTCCGGAGGCACGGCGGAGGCGCTCGCCGGCGCCGACGTCTTCATCGGCGTCTCGTCCTCCACCGTGCCCGAGGCGCACCTCGCCGGCATGGCCGAGGACGCCATCGTCTTCGCCCTGTCGAACCCGGATCCGGAGGTCCGGCCCGAGGTCGCGGCGCGCCACGCGGCCGTCGTCGCGACGGGCCGCAGCGATTTCCCCAACCAGATCAACAACGTGCTCGCCTTCCCCGGCATCTTCCGCGGGGCGCTCGACGCGGGCGCGAAGCGCATCACGTCCGCGATGAAGCTCGCGGCCGCGCAGGCGATCGCCGCGCTGGTGGGCGACGAGCTCGCGGCCGACCGCATCGTGCCGAGCCCGCTCGATCCCCGCGTCGCGGACGCGGTCGCGGCCGCCGTCGCCCGGGCAGCGACCGAGCCCGCCGCGACCGGACCGGCCGCGGAGCCGGAGCCGGAGCCCGAGCCGGATTCGGCGCCGGCCGCCCTCGCGGGCGCGTAG